A window of the Thiomicrospira microaerophila genome harbors these coding sequences:
- a CDS encoding class I SAM-dependent methyltransferase, with protein sequence MRKKRGKSAGKVSQSLSQSVSVRSVPEVSVMVSRDSDLLVRARLHWQLGEWAELADLSFDKVDNDSARAEMAMLFAAALGQLGKAQQAQSWAQQALEWGADRTSVARVLISGTLNSLAKAHAVRADSVDEQTKALEHFNQSAQLGLGAHSVAGLVKARVQNQLQSIESQIDPRNALMARLSELLHLGSRELKTDLSTWRAHPLPDVALHYVWDEGRGIWLREAAQGFGYSDGDAVEERIFAAVQACDDVSLYSKDLLAHQTDWASTYHLTFDRVNVLRPFAQRLAGSSVLELGCGCGAITRYLGELGAKVMAVEGSVRRASIAASRCRDLDNVTVVSDKLQDVPFEATFDVVTLIGVLEYSRVYVEGLDPIQTVLAQARRYLKPGGILIVAIENQLGLKYFAGAPEDHGVGVMAGVNDAYREDTVVTFGHKELSGRLSQAGFAQVDTFLPFPDYKMPSLMLHPLALELDLPEWDLASLLRTVVSFERQPWQNHLFSLEQAWPLVARNGLLADLANSFVLVGHYAQSSALSDSNVLASYYSPKRTGEYSQQIEFCVAPESGELAVRRRSMADTRAMLAASTAQWEPYIAAVNHGDRIHQVVQRPKWALADLVAWARVWLNALRVQCVAPDDRALALGWQEYSEWLPGEFLDAVARNLLIKVNGEAVFIDLEWHERHALPLKLVVYRGLLISFASLTSIESPEDSALLDKATLIAQIMQAFGMVMTDVDYARFMPIIDGLARRAQGLPLAVHPIQKPYDSGKFKLRDVLSRTAVARSTLTLYWRTPEEGFNENNTVKRNYDLNGALIRFELALPNETLGINRLRLDIAGRTGCFFVRALRILDAAGSVLWDWGLELRRLSKIGQLEIAVMPGLNQACMVSTGNDPQFEMDLPEDLLPMLSGARVEIEFSALVV encoded by the coding sequence GTGAGAAAAAAACGGGGTAAATCTGCTGGTAAGGTGTCGCAGTCACTAAGTCAATCTGTGTCGGTGCGTTCGGTCCCTGAGGTTTCGGTGATGGTGTCGAGGGATTCGGATTTGTTGGTGCGTGCGCGTTTGCATTGGCAGTTGGGCGAATGGGCTGAGTTGGCAGATTTATCGTTTGATAAAGTCGATAACGATAGCGCGCGCGCAGAAATGGCGATGTTGTTCGCCGCTGCATTGGGGCAGTTGGGCAAGGCGCAACAAGCCCAAAGTTGGGCGCAGCAGGCGTTGGAGTGGGGGGCGGATAGAACGAGCGTGGCGCGGGTGTTAATCAGCGGTACGTTAAATTCTTTGGCGAAAGCCCATGCGGTGCGGGCGGATTCGGTGGATGAGCAAACCAAGGCGCTGGAGCATTTTAATCAGTCGGCGCAGTTGGGGTTGGGCGCGCATTCGGTAGCAGGCCTGGTGAAGGCGCGTGTACAGAATCAGTTGCAGTCGATTGAATCGCAGATTGACCCGCGTAATGCATTGATGGCGCGATTATCGGAATTGTTGCATCTAGGTTCACGCGAACTTAAAACGGACTTGAGCACATGGCGGGCGCACCCTTTGCCGGATGTGGCGTTGCATTATGTTTGGGATGAAGGGCGGGGCATTTGGTTGCGCGAGGCGGCGCAGGGCTTTGGGTATTCTGACGGTGATGCGGTCGAAGAGCGGATTTTTGCCGCCGTGCAGGCGTGTGACGATGTGAGTTTGTATTCTAAAGACTTGTTAGCGCATCAAACGGATTGGGCGAGTACTTATCATTTAACCTTTGACCGGGTGAATGTGTTGCGCCCATTTGCACAACGTTTGGCGGGTTCGTCGGTTTTGGAGTTGGGTTGCGGCTGCGGGGCGATTACACGTTATTTGGGTGAGTTGGGTGCGAAGGTGATGGCGGTGGAAGGCAGTGTGCGCCGGGCATCAATTGCGGCATCACGTTGTCGGGATTTGGACAATGTGACTGTGGTGTCAGATAAGTTACAGGATGTGCCGTTTGAAGCTACGTTCGATGTGGTGACTTTGATTGGTGTGTTGGAATATTCGCGCGTGTATGTTGAGGGGCTGGATCCGATTCAAACGGTGTTGGCGCAGGCGCGGCGTTATTTAAAACCCGGCGGGATTTTAATTGTCGCGATTGAAAATCAATTGGGGTTAAAGTATTTTGCCGGTGCGCCTGAGGATCATGGCGTGGGGGTGATGGCCGGAGTGAACGATGCGTATCGTGAGGATACGGTGGTTACGTTTGGTCATAAAGAGTTAAGCGGACGTTTATCGCAGGCGGGGTTTGCGCAGGTGGATACGTTTTTGCCGTTTCCGGATTATAAAATGCCGTCGTTGATGCTGCATCCGTTGGCGTTGGAGCTTGATCTGCCTGAGTGGGATTTGGCGAGTTTGTTGCGTACTGTGGTGAGCTTTGAACGCCAGCCGTGGCAAAATCATCTATTTTCTTTGGAGCAGGCCTGGCCGTTAGTAGCACGTAATGGGTTGCTGGCGGATTTGGCGAATTCTTTTGTGCTGGTTGGGCATTATGCTCAGAGCAGTGCGCTATCTGACTCGAATGTGTTGGCGAGTTATTATTCGCCTAAGCGCACGGGCGAGTACAGTCAGCAGATTGAGTTTTGTGTAGCACCCGAGTCGGGTGAGTTGGCGGTACGCCGGCGTTCGATGGCCGATACGCGTGCGATGTTGGCAGCGAGCACGGCGCAATGGGAGCCTTATATTGCAGCGGTGAATCATGGCGATAGGATTCATCAGGTTGTACAGCGTCCCAAGTGGGCGTTGGCGGATTTGGTGGCTTGGGCTCGGGTATGGCTGAATGCCTTGCGCGTGCAGTGTGTCGCGCCGGATGATAGGGCTTTGGCGCTGGGCTGGCAGGAGTATAGCGAGTGGTTGCCGGGCGAGTTTTTGGATGCGGTTGCTCGTAATTTGTTGATTAAAGTGAATGGCGAGGCGGTGTTTATCGATTTGGAATGGCACGAGCGCCATGCGTTGCCTTTGAAGTTGGTGGTGTACCGTGGCTTGTTGATTAGTTTTGCTAGCTTAACCAGTATTGAGTCACCGGAAGATTCCGCGCTGTTGGATAAGGCGACTTTGATTGCGCAGATCATGCAGGCGTTTGGTATGGTGATGACGGATGTGGATTATGCGCGTTTTATGCCGATTATTGATGGCTTGGCGCGGCGCGCGCAAGGTTTGCCATTGGCGGTACACCCGATTCAAAAGCCTTACGATAGCGGTAAGTTCAAGTTGCGCGATGTGTTGAGCCGTACGGCTGTGGCGCGCTCAACCTTGACATTGTATTGGCGCACGCCTGAAGAAGGTTTTAATGAAAATAACACGGTGAAGCGTAATTATGATTTGAATGGCGCGCTGATTAGGTTTGAGTTGGCTTTGCCAAACGAGACGTTGGGGATTAATCGGTTGCGTTTGGATATCGCGGGGCGTACCGGCTGTTTCTTTGTACGTGCATTACGTATTTTGGATGCAGCGGGTTCGGTGTTGTGGGATTGGGGCTTAGAGTTGCGGCGTTTAAGTAAGATCGGACAGTTAGAGATCGCGGTGATGCCGGGTCTTAACCAGGCCTGCATGGTGAGCACAGGCAACGACCCGCAGTTTGAAATGGATTTGCCCGAAGATTTACTGCCGATGCTTTCCGGTGCTAGGGTAGAGATTGAGTTTAGCGCGCTGGTGGTTTGA
- a CDS encoding IS3 family transposase, with amino-acid sequence MIEKRTYKTYSDEFKKEAVALVTEQGYSVAEAAQSLGVRTNLLYKWKDKLESQAKGIVLDPDERAELKKLRAENKRLKVEKEILKKASALLAQDILLDLNSWKKRPKKGITPEELELQGMAKRLFKDSRQSLGSRELAKALQKNGFPISREKTRRLMKTLGLVVTQRRAYKVTTKRNLTHRVADNLIKMDFNPTRINQVWAGDITYLKTPQGWLYLSIVMDLYSRRIIGWALSERMTVELVMKSLQQAYPRAGFGKYQSG; translated from the coding sequence ATGATTGAAAAGAGAACTTATAAAACCTACAGCGATGAGTTTAAAAAAGAAGCCGTCGCTTTAGTGACTGAGCAAGGATATAGTGTAGCTGAAGCTGCTCAATCCTTAGGGGTTAGAACCAATTTGCTTTACAAGTGGAAAGACAAGCTAGAATCGCAAGCCAAAGGGATTGTGCTTGATCCAGATGAGCGAGCTGAACTTAAAAAGCTACGTGCTGAAAACAAGCGTTTAAAGGTTGAAAAAGAAATCTTAAAAAAAGCTTCGGCCCTTCTGGCACAAGACATCCTGTTGGATTTGAACTCATGGAAAAAACGGCCTAAGAAAGGAATTACGCCCGAAGAACTCGAGCTACAAGGAATGGCTAAGCGGTTATTTAAAGACAGTCGGCAAAGTCTTGGCTCACGTGAGCTCGCTAAAGCCCTACAAAAAAACGGTTTTCCAATCAGTCGTGAAAAAACGCGTCGACTAATGAAAACACTAGGCTTGGTTGTGACGCAGCGACGGGCCTACAAGGTTACAACAAAACGAAACCTTACACATCGTGTGGCAGACAACCTGATTAAGATGGACTTTAATCCCACTAGGATTAATCAAGTTTGGGCGGGTGACATCACCTACTTAAAGACCCCTCAAGGTTGGTTGTACTTGAGTATTGTGATGGATCTTTACTCACGCCGTATTATTGGCTGGGCGCTCAGTGAGCGCATGACGGTGGAGTTGGTCATGAAATCGTTACAGCAAGCCTATCCGCGTGCTGGTTTTGGGAAATATCAGTCCGGCTAA
- a CDS encoding rhamnan synthesis F family protein — MLTVVFAHYSAEHHIRKSDIYYLTELKKIATKIIFVSTSNLNPNEKQKLKDLCDVILTRPNQGLDFCSYQLGLRHADLAGSDRLLLANDSVYGPIYPIKNIYQKFEQSSADAYGQTISYEHQKHLQSYFMLFKPTAHQHPAFQAFWQKVEPLENKKQIIQRYEIGLTQTLEQAGLLVDALYNQQLNKAQQAFAIIAQTQTKAWAKTSLKLLIKLLKGQDLNLNPTHHLAKELIKRYNAPLLKKELMDKNPHSIKLKTIQKRISAVQTNDTRTS; from the coding sequence ATGCTCACAGTGGTTTTTGCACACTACAGCGCTGAACACCACATCCGAAAATCGGATATTTATTATTTGACTGAGCTCAAAAAAATCGCCACTAAAATTATTTTCGTCTCAACATCAAATCTTAACCCGAATGAAAAACAAAAACTAAAAGACCTGTGCGATGTGATCCTGACGCGCCCAAACCAAGGGCTCGATTTTTGTAGTTACCAACTTGGTTTACGCCACGCGGACCTAGCAGGATCTGACCGCCTGCTCTTAGCCAATGACTCGGTTTACGGCCCCATTTACCCGATAAAAAACATCTATCAAAAGTTTGAACAATCGAGTGCGGACGCCTATGGTCAAACAATCAGCTATGAACACCAAAAACACCTACAAAGCTATTTTATGCTGTTTAAACCAACCGCCCACCAACATCCCGCGTTCCAGGCTTTCTGGCAAAAGGTGGAGCCGTTAGAAAACAAAAAACAGATTATCCAACGCTACGAAATCGGCCTAACCCAAACCCTTGAACAAGCAGGCCTGCTTGTTGATGCGCTTTATAACCAACAACTCAACAAAGCACAACAAGCCTTCGCGATCATAGCTCAAACTCAAACCAAAGCTTGGGCCAAAACCAGCCTCAAACTATTAATCAAACTCCTAAAAGGCCAAGACCTCAACCTCAACCCAACCCATCATTTAGCTAAAGAGCTCATTAAACGCTATAATGCACCATTACTAAAAAAAGAGCTAATGGATAAAAATCCACACAGCATAAAACTTAAAACCATCCAAAAAAGAATAAGCGCGGTTCAAACAAATGATACTAGAACATCTTAA
- a CDS encoding glycosyltransferase family 2 protein, giving the protein MIIKHKKKLLGLIKAISRITTFPITLKPVSGLTKNAANCWQAKDNDPQFVFKRRKLSVGWYLVELEIEHEDKHHHQAKLYPDYGDGITEQAAIALPLMPGKVTGRVVYIEKNLKKLRLDPTETAGEFSIKRLLISRIPSQYALFRICKRLAHHHPEYTGMAIKNIKDKLNTEAEQTNEKLRELALQAYAQTFSLSNSDLCYQTWIETVENPKLKKTQGILKPPSYNPTISILLPAYNTEPQHLAQCIQSVIVQTYPNWQLIIVDDASNKKQHIEVIKTLQNQDNRILFKQRNRNGHISQASNDALEHATGEYTLLLDHDDLLAPHALAFFIDTLNKQPDAKLIYADEDKVDEQNQRHNPHFKPDWNPDLLLSQNYIGHPVVYQTDRLKQIGGFRLGYEGSQDHDLLLRYTQGLAAKDIIHIHWILYHWRSHQGSTANNTDTKNYTTQAGIKALQNSLQQQNTKATVIKGVYANTYRINWPVPNPAPLVSLLIPTRNGHDILKMCLDSILNKTTYAHYEIIILDNQTTCTKTKNLFTTLSSKHPNIRVVKWDKPFNYSAINNFGVEHAQGEIIGLINNDIEVISPDWLNEMVSQAVRPEIGCVGAKLYYPNDTIQHAGVILGIGGVAGHSHKYFSKKHPGYFTRLNLTQNFSAVTAACLIVKKSIYKHVGGLDEHNLTVAFNDVDFCLKVREAGYRNLFTPWAELYHHESISRGAENTSAKRKRFAGEVSFMKTKWKSALHHDPAYNRNLTLEHENFTLRNH; this is encoded by the coding sequence ATGATTATAAAACATAAAAAAAAACTCCTAGGCCTTATTAAAGCGATTAGCCGCATAACCACCTTTCCAATAACCCTAAAACCTGTTTCAGGCTTAACCAAAAATGCAGCAAATTGTTGGCAAGCAAAAGATAATGACCCGCAATTCGTCTTCAAACGCCGGAAACTTTCGGTTGGCTGGTACCTAGTCGAACTTGAAATTGAGCACGAAGACAAGCATCATCACCAAGCCAAGCTCTACCCCGACTATGGTGACGGGATCACAGAACAAGCCGCGATAGCGCTGCCGCTTATGCCGGGCAAAGTCACCGGGCGTGTCGTATACATTGAAAAAAACCTAAAAAAACTACGACTGGACCCCACAGAAACCGCCGGCGAATTCTCGATTAAGCGCCTACTCATAAGCCGGATACCAAGCCAATATGCATTATTTAGAATATGCAAACGCTTAGCACACCACCACCCAGAATATACGGGCATGGCCATTAAAAACATCAAAGACAAACTGAATACCGAAGCCGAACAGACAAATGAAAAACTACGCGAATTGGCTCTTCAAGCCTATGCACAAACCTTCTCGCTCAGCAACAGTGACTTATGCTATCAAACCTGGATTGAAACAGTAGAAAATCCAAAACTGAAAAAAACCCAAGGCATCCTAAAACCACCCAGTTATAATCCGACTATTTCAATTTTATTACCAGCATACAACACAGAACCACAACATCTTGCACAATGCATTCAATCCGTTATCGTCCAAACCTACCCTAACTGGCAACTTATCATAGTCGATGACGCATCAAACAAAAAACAACACATCGAAGTCATCAAAACACTACAAAATCAAGACAACCGTATCCTGTTTAAACAGCGCAACCGAAATGGTCACATAAGCCAAGCCAGCAACGACGCCCTTGAACACGCAACAGGCGAATACACATTGCTGCTCGACCATGATGACCTACTTGCGCCGCATGCGCTTGCATTCTTTATAGACACACTTAACAAGCAACCAGACGCCAAACTCATCTACGCCGACGAAGACAAGGTTGATGAACAAAACCAACGCCACAACCCGCACTTTAAACCTGATTGGAACCCGGACCTGCTCTTGAGCCAAAACTACATAGGTCACCCAGTTGTCTACCAAACCGACCGCCTAAAACAGATCGGCGGTTTTAGGCTCGGTTACGAAGGTTCACAAGACCATGACCTCCTGCTACGTTACACCCAAGGTCTAGCGGCCAAAGATATTATTCACATACACTGGATCCTCTATCACTGGCGCAGCCACCAAGGCTCAACGGCAAACAACACCGACACAAAAAACTACACCACCCAAGCGGGTATAAAAGCCCTGCAAAACAGCCTGCAGCAGCAAAACACCAAAGCCACAGTAATAAAAGGGGTATACGCAAACACCTACCGTATAAACTGGCCAGTTCCCAACCCCGCACCGCTGGTTTCGCTATTAATACCCACGCGCAATGGCCATGACATTTTAAAAATGTGCCTAGATTCCATACTCAACAAAACTACCTATGCCCACTACGAAATCATCATCCTAGACAACCAAACAACCTGCACAAAAACTAAAAACCTATTTACAACCCTAAGCAGCAAACATCCAAACATTCGCGTAGTTAAGTGGGACAAACCATTCAATTACTCAGCCATTAACAATTTTGGAGTTGAACATGCACAAGGTGAAATTATTGGCTTGATCAACAACGATATAGAAGTCATTAGCCCAGACTGGCTAAACGAAATGGTTTCACAGGCTGTTCGCCCAGAAATAGGCTGCGTAGGGGCTAAACTTTATTATCCCAACGACACCATACAACATGCCGGAGTAATTCTAGGGATCGGTGGCGTAGCCGGACACAGCCATAAATACTTCAGTAAAAAGCATCCAGGTTACTTTACCCGCCTTAATCTGACACAAAACTTTAGTGCGGTAACCGCTGCTTGTTTAATTGTAAAAAAATCGATTTACAAACACGTCGGCGGACTCGATGAACACAACCTCACCGTCGCGTTTAACGATGTCGATTTTTGCCTTAAAGTACGTGAAGCTGGTTACCGCAACCTGTTCACTCCTTGGGCCGAACTGTATCATCATGAATCCATTTCCCGAGGTGCCGAAAATACCAGCGCAAAACGCAAACGCTTTGCCGGTGAAGTCAGCTTCATGAAAACCAAATGGAAAAGCGCACTCCACCACGACCCTGCTTACAACCGTAACCTTACGCTTGAGCATGAAAACTTTACACTAAGAAACCACTGA
- the cysD gene encoding sulfate adenylyltransferase subunit CysD, producing MNIDEKKLTHLKKLEAEAVHIMREVVAEFDNPAMLYSVGKDSSVMLHLAQKAFYPAPPPFPLVHVDTTWKFREMIEFRNRRAKEVGMDLLVHINPQGVEMDVSPFTHGSAMHTDIMKTQGLRQALDKYGFDAVFGGARRDEEKSRAKERIYSFRDKNHRWDPKNQRPELWDIYNGKHKKGESIRIFPLSNWTELDIWQYIYLENIEIPTLYFAKERPVVEYGGTKIMVDDDRTPADLRATAKMEMVRFRTLGCYPLTGAVNSTAATLPEIIQEMLLTKVSERQGRLIDHDEAGSMEKKKIEGYF from the coding sequence ATGAATATAGATGAAAAGAAATTAACCCATCTCAAAAAGCTTGAGGCGGAAGCGGTTCATATTATGCGTGAAGTGGTGGCGGAGTTTGATAATCCGGCGATGCTTTACAGTGTGGGCAAAGATTCGTCGGTGATGTTGCATTTGGCGCAAAAGGCGTTTTATCCTGCACCACCGCCGTTTCCGTTGGTGCATGTCGATACCACCTGGAAGTTTCGCGAGATGATCGAATTTCGTAATCGTCGTGCCAAAGAGGTGGGAATGGATTTGTTGGTGCATATCAACCCCCAGGGTGTTGAGATGGATGTATCTCCGTTTACCCATGGTTCAGCGATGCATACCGATATTATGAAAACCCAAGGTTTGCGTCAGGCGTTAGATAAGTATGGTTTTGATGCGGTGTTTGGTGGCGCACGTCGTGATGAGGAAAAGTCTCGTGCGAAAGAGCGTATTTATTCATTCCGCGATAAAAACCACCGTTGGGATCCTAAAAATCAGCGCCCTGAGTTGTGGGATATTTATAACGGTAAACATAAGAAGGGTGAGTCTATTCGGATATTTCCGTTATCAAATTGGACCGAGTTGGATATCTGGCAGTATATTTATTTAGAAAACATTGAAATCCCGACGCTTTATTTTGCGAAAGAGCGCCCGGTGGTGGAATACGGCGGAACTAAAATTATGGTGGACGATGACCGGACACCAGCCGATTTACGTGCGACCGCTAAGATGGAAATGGTGCGTTTTAGAACCTTGGGTTGTTATCCTTTAACCGGTGCGGTGAATTCGACGGCGGCGACTTTGCCTGAGATTATTCAAGAAATGCTGTTAACTAAAGTGTCGGAGCGCCAAGGGCGTTTAATTGATCACGATG